The Planctomycetota bacterium region GTGGTGCGGGTGCCGGCCGTACACAGGTTGTCCTTGATGGCGATCGGGATGCCGCACAGCGCCCCGGGCTTCTCGCCTCTGGCCAGCGCCGCGTCAATTTCCCGTGCCCGCCGCAGCGCCCCTTCGGCGTCCACCGACACGAAGGCGTGGAGCTTGCCCTCCACCGTCCCGATGCGCTCCAGGCATGCCCTCGCCGCCGCCTCGGCCGTCAAGCCGCCGGCGACGATCTTCTCGCGTATCTGGTGTCCGGTCAGTTCGTGGGGTGTCAAGGTTCAGCCCAGCCCCTTTGCCTTCTCTGCTCGCTCTCTTCGTCCTCTCCGCTCTGCGTGCCCTGCGTGAGACTCTTCACGCCTTCGCGATCACGCCGAGAACCTCCTGTGCCGCCGCGATGGTGGCGTCAATATCCGCCTCGGTGTGCGCGGCGGAGACGAAGCCTGTCTCGAACTGCGAGGGGGCGAAGTAGAAGCCCCGGTCGAGCATGCCGTGGAAGAAGGCGGCGTAACGCCTGACATCTGCTCGCTTTGCGTCGGCATAGCTCCACACAGGGCCTGGACAGAAGAAGGTGCAGAACATGGACTGCACCCCGACGCCATGCGTCGTGAGGCCAGCCTTGGCGGCGGCCTCGGCCATGCCGCGGCACAGCCGTTCGCAGAGAGCGTTGATCCTCTGGTAGACCGCGCCATCGCGGAGGCGCTCCAGCGTGGCCAGGCCCGCCGCCACGGCGATGGGGTTGCCCGACAGCGTGCCCGCCTGATACGTCGCGCCTACGGGGGCCACATGGTCCATAATGTCCGCCCGTCCGCCATAGGCACCCACGGGCAGCCCGCCGCCGATGATCTTGCCCAGGGTCGTCAGGTCGGGCGTCACGCCGTAGAGCGCCTGCGCCCCGCCCCAGGCTGCACGGAAGCCCGTGATCACCTCGTCGAAGATGAGCAGAATCCCGCGCTTCCTCGTGACCTCCCGCAGTCCTGCCAGGTAGCCGGGCTTCGGGGGGATCAGCCCGACGTTGGCCGCGATCG contains the following coding sequences:
- the hemL gene encoding glutamate-1-semialdehyde 2,1-aminomutase; amino-acid sequence: MGERQEHAKSAAAFEAARKLIPGGVNSPVRAFGGVGGTPVFMASGQGCRLTDIDGNAYVDYVASWGPLILGHAAPEVVAAVKAAAEKGSSFGAPTLAETRLAELLVEAVPSIEKVRLVNSGTEATMSAIRLARAFTRRDAIVKFDGCYHGHADGLLVAAGSGALTFGIPTSPGVPADFARHTLVLPYNDLDAVKALCDARGKEIAAIIIEPIAANVGLIPPKPGYLAGLREVTRKRGILLIFDEVITGFRAAWGGAQALYGVTPDLTTLGKIIGGGLPVGAYGGRADIMDHVAPVGATYQAGTLSGNPIAVAAGLATLERLRDGAVYQRINALCERLCRGMAEAAAKAGLTTHGVGVQSMFCTFFCPGPVWSYADAKRADVRRYAAFFHGMLDRGFYFAPSQFETGFVSAAHTEADIDATIAAAQEVLGVIAKA